In one Hypomesus transpacificus isolate Combined female chromosome 18, fHypTra1, whole genome shotgun sequence genomic region, the following are encoded:
- the plcg1 gene encoding LOW QUALITY PROTEIN: 1-phosphatidylinositol 4,5-bisphosphate phosphodiesterase gamma-1 (The sequence of the model RefSeq protein was modified relative to this genomic sequence to represent the inferred CDS: deleted 1 base in 1 codon): protein MAGTTGFFSNGPVPWIENDTEINNLYRDLELGTVLTLFYSKKSQRPERRTFQVKLETRTIIWTRGTDKIEGEIDIREIKEIRPGQKSRDFERYVEDSAGRLDQAHCFVILHGTEFRLKALSLAATSDEEMTMWVKGLTWLVEDTLKSPTPLQIERWLRKQFYAVDRNREDKISCKDVKSMLSQVNYRVPNMRFLREKLPDSELRNGDVSFSQFAQLYRSLMFDAQKSMEIPFLQRFINRPDQRICLEDFKSFLLDSQKELWASDNNKVQEFMFGYLKDPLREVEQPYFHQDEFLTYLFSKENTIWDCTLDQVCPEDMNNPLSHYWISSSHNTYLTGDQFSSESSLEAYSRCLRMGCRCIELDCWDGPDGMPVIYHGHTLTTKIKFCDVLTTIKEHAFVTSDYPVILSIEDHCSIVQQRNMATFFKKVFGDMLLTKAVDISADGLPSPSQLRRKILIKHKKLAEGSAYEEVSTSTPYSENDISNSIKNGILFLEDPINHEWYPHFFVLTSSKIYYSEETTSNQGNDDEEEHREVSNGMDQHVTEKWFHGKLGAGRDGRQIAERLLSEYCQETGAPDGSFLVRESETFVGDYTLSFWRSGRVQHCRIHSRQEAGSPKFFLTDNLVFDTLFALINHYQQVALRCNEFEMKLTEPVPQTNAHESKEWYHANLSRSHAENMLMRVPRDGAFLVRKRTECNSFAISFRAEGKIKHCRVQQEGQAVVLGTSEFDSLVDLISYFEKHPLYRKMKLRYPINEETLEKIGTAEPDYGSLYEGRNPGFYVEANQMPTFKCTVKAMYEYKAQRDDELSFTKSAVIQNVDKQEGGWWKGDCGGKKQLWFPANYVEEISPSAVEPDRSQLTENSPLGDLLRGSVDVSSCQIVVRPDGKGSRPHVFSLLPATSPRASQVLDIAASTQEELKEWVNKIREVTVTSEAKMEEGKMMERRKKIALELSDLVIYCRPVPFDEDKIGTDRACYRDMSSFPETKAEKYVNRLKGKKFLQYNRLQLSRIYPRGQRLDSSNYDPLPMWLCGSQLVALNFQTADKPMQMNQALFMLNGRSGYVLQPPIMRDDAFDPFDRQTLRGLEPITLQIEVLGARHLPKHGRGIVCPLIEIEACGAEYDSAKQKTDSEADNGLNPTWPTKPFRFTVCNSAFAFLRFVVYEIDMFSDQNFLAQATFPINGLRLGYRSVPLKNSYNEDLELASLLVHMDITRGRDENGEASSPFLGAGASPVVLAAQAGRERGGETGSTSSVSSSSSPVAQSPAQAASYRPREGSFEARYQTTMDDFRVSQEALLDHVDPQSRRMLRRTRVGGENRV from the exons ATGGCGGGAACCACAGGATTCTTTTCCAACGGACCTGTGCCTTGGATAGAGAATGACACGGAGATTAACAATCTTTATCGAGATCTGGAGCTGGGAACAGTGTTGACACTTTTTTACTCAAAGAAGTCCCAGcggccagagaggaggacatttCAAGTCAAGTTGGAGACAAGGACAATTATATGGACCCGGGGCACGGATAAAATCGAGGGGGAGA TTGACATCAGAGAGATCAAGGAGATCCGCCCTGGACAGAAGTCCCGGGACTTTGAGCGCTATGTGGAGGACTCTGCCGGTCGGCTAGACCAGGCACACTGCTTTGTCATCTTGCATGGCACAGAGTTTCGCCTGAAAGCCCTCAGTCTGGCAG CTACGTCTGATGAGGAGATGACCATGTGGGTGAAGGGTCTGACCTGGTTGGTTGAAGACACACTCAAGTCCCCCACACCGCTACAGATAGAGAG GTGGTTACGAAAGCAGTTCTATGCTGTGGACCGCAATCGTGAGGACAA GATATCCTGCAAGGATGTGAAGAGCATGCTGAGCCAGGTCAACTACAGGGTCCCAAACATGAGGTTCCTCCGAGAGAAACTTCCG GACTCTGAGCTGAGAAACGGGGATGTGTCCTTCAGCCAGTTCGCCCAGCTCTACCGCAGTCTAATGTTTGACGCGCAGAAGTCT ATGGAGATTCCTTTTCTGCAGAG GTTCATCAACCGACCAGACCAGAGAATCTGTCTAGAAGACTTCAAGAGCTTTCTCTTGGACTCCCAAAAG gagtTATGGGCCTCGGACAATAACAAGGTCCAGGAGTTCATGTTTGGTTACCTGAAAGATCCCCTGCGAGAGGTGGAGCAGCCCTACTTCCACCAAGATgag TTCCTGACCTACCTGTTCTCCAAGGAGAACACCATCTGGGACTGCACCTTGGACCAGGTGTGTCCTGAGGACATGAACAACCCTCTGTCCCACTACtggatctcctcctctcacaacAC CTACCTGACAGGAGACCAATTTTCCAGCGAGTCTTCTCTGGAGGCGTACTCGCGCTGTCTGAGGATGGGATGTCGCTGCATCGAGT tggaCTGCTGGGACGGCCCGGATGGAATGCCAGTAATCTATCACGGGCACACTCTCACGACCAAGATCAAGTTCTGTGATGTCCTGACAACCATCAAAGAACACGCCTTCGTCACGTCTGA ctacCCCGTCATCCTCTCCATCGAGGACCACTGCAGCATCGTGCAGCAGAGGAACATGGCCACCTTCTTCAAGAAGGTGTTCGGAGACATGCTGCTCACCAAGGCCGTGGACATTTCGGCCGACGGCCTGCCCTCGCCCAGTCAGCTCCGTAGGAAGATCCTCATCAAG CATAAGAAGCTGGCGGAGGGCAGTGCCTACGAGGAGGTGTCCACCTCCACTCCCTACTCGGAGAACGACATCAGCAACTCCATCAAGAACGGCATCCTGTTCCTGGAAGACCCCATCAACCAC gagtGGTAC CCCCACTTCTTCGTCCTCACCAGCAGTAAGATCTACTACTCCGAGGAGACCACCAGTAACCAGGGCAACGACGACGAGGAGGAGCACCGCGAG gtgtctAACGGGATGGACCAGCACGTGACTGAGAAGTGGTTCCACGGGAAGCTCGGGGCGGGGCGCGACGGGCGCCAGATAGCGGAGCGCCTGCTGTCAGAGTACTGCCAGGAGACGGGCGCCCCCGACGGCTCCTTCCTGGTCCGAGAGAGCGAGACCTTCGTGGGAGACTACACGCTGTCCTTCTG GCGTTCGGGCCGGGTGCAGCACTGTCGCATCCACTCCCGGCAGGAGGCGGGCAGCCCCAAGTTCTTCCTGACGGACAACCTGGTGTTCGACACGCTCTTCGCCCTCATCAACCACTACCAGCAGGTGGCGCTGCGCTGCAATGAGTTTGAGATGAAGCTGACGGAGCCGGTGCCTCAGACCAACGCCCACGAGAGCAAAGA GTGGTACCATGCCAACCTGTCTCGGAGCCACGCTGAGAACATGCTAATGAGGGTCCCTCGCGACGGCGCCTTCCTGGTGAGGAAGAGGACGGAGTGCAACTCCTTCGCCATCTCCTTCAG GGCGGAGGGCAAGATCAAGCACTGTCGCGTGCAGCAGGAAGGCCAGGCGGTGGTCCTGGGCACGTCGGAGTTCGACAGCCTGGTGGACCTCATCAGCTACTTTGAGAAGCACCCCCTGTACCGCAAGATGAAGCTGCGCTACCCCATCAACGAGGAGACTCTGGAGAAGATAGGCACGGCT GAACCGGACTACGGCTCGCTGTACGAGGGCCGCAACCCAGGCTTCTACGTGGAAGCCAATCAGATGCCGACGTTCAAG tgcACGGTGAAGGCCATGTACGAGTACAAGGCTCAGAGGGACGATGAGCTGTCCTTCACCAAGAGCGCCGTCATCCAGAACGTGGACAAGCAGGAGGGCGGCTGGTGGAAGGGCGACTGCGGAGGCAAGAAGCAGCTGTGGTTCCCCGCCAACTACGTGGAGGAGATCAGCCCCTCGGCCGTGGAGCCCGACAGATCA CAGCTGACCGAGAACAGCCCCCTGGGAGACCTGCTGAGAGGAAGTGTAGACGTGTCTTCCTGTCAGATCG TGGTGAGGCCCGACGGGAAGGGCAGCCGGCCCCACGTCTTCTCCCTGCTGCCCGCCACATCGCCCAGGGCCAGCCAGGTGCTGGACATCGCCGCCAGCACCCAGGAGGAGCTCAAGGAGTGGGTCAACAAGATCCGCGAGGTCACCGTCACCTCCGAGGCCAAG atggaggaggggaagatgatggagaggaggaagaagatcgCTCTGGAGCTGTCTGACCTGGTCATCTACTGCAGGCCCGTGCCCTTCGACGAGGACA agatcGGGACAGACCGTGCCTGTTACCGGGACATGTCGTCCTTCCCAGAGACCAAGGCGGAGAAGTACGTGAACCGCCTCAAGGGGAAGAAGTTCCTGCAGTACAACCGCCTCCAGCTGTCCCGGATCTACCCTCGCGGGCAGCGCCTCGACTCCTCCAACTACGACCCCCTGCCCATGTGGCTCTGCGGGTCCCAGCTGGTCGCCCTCAACTTCCAGACCGCCG acaagCCCATGCAGATGAACCAGGCTCTGTTCATGCTGAACGGCAGGAGTGGCTACGTGCTCCAGCCGCCCATCATGAGGGACGACGCCTTCGACCCCTTCGACAGACAGACCCTCCGAGGGCTGGAGCCAATCACCCTCCAGATAGAG gtgctGGGCGCCAGGCACCTGCCCAAGCACGGGCGTGGCATCGTCTGCCCGCTGATTGAGATCGAGGCGTGCGGGGCCGAGTACGACAGCGCCAAGCAGAAGACCGACTCGGAAG ctgatAACGGTTTGAACCCCACCTGGCCAACCAAGCCGTTCCGTTTCACCGTGTGCAACTCTGCCTTCGCCTTCCTGCGCTTCGTGGTGTACGAGATCGACATGTTCAGCGACCAGAACTTCCTGGCCCAAGCCACCTTCCCCATCAACGGCCTCAGA ttagGGTACCGCTCGGTCCCTCTGAAGAACAGCTACAACGAGGACCTGGAGCTGGCCtctctgctggtgcacatggaCATCACCAGAGGCAGG GACGAGAACGGGGAGGCGTCGAGCCCCTTCCTGGGCGCGGGGGCGTCCCCGGTGGTCCTGGCGGCCCAGGCGGGGCGCGAGCGCGGGGGGGAGACGGGCTCCACGtcctctgtgtcctcctcctcgtcccccgTGGCCCAGTCCCCGGCCCAGGCCGCCTCCTACCGGCCCCGGGAGGGCTCGTTCGAGGCCCGCTACCAGACCACCATGGACGACTTCAGGGTCTCCCAGGAGGCACTGCTGGACCACGTGGACCCACAGAGCagaag gATGCTGCGCAGGACCAGAGTGGGCGGGGAGAACCGTGTGTAG